A window of Vicia villosa cultivar HV-30 ecotype Madison, WI unplaced genomic scaffold, Vvil1.0 ctg.001583F_1_1, whole genome shotgun sequence genomic DNA:
AGTTCTAGAAATTTTCCAAATAAGAAATTGTGGTGCACTCAAATACATATTTAGAAAATGTCAACATGTTGAATTGGGTTTACTAAAACATATAGTGTTTTGGCAATTCCCCAAATTGAAAACACTTGAAGTTCAAAGTTGCAACCAATTGGAATATATATTTGAGCACTACATTGATGACCATCAAAACCCCAATGGAATTCACCTTGATCTTCCATCATTACAAAATGACCATCAAAACTACAATGAAGTTTGCCTTGATCTTCCAGCATTACAGTATCTGGAGCTTTGCTATCTTCCAAAATTAGTCTCCATATGTCCGAAACAATATCATACAACAGTTCCTCAATTGAAAAGGCTTCATCTCAACGAATGCTCTTTGGATAATTCAATCATGAAGGTAATCCTGTTTCCATATATCTTTATTGTTTGCCAAAACAGTCAATGATTACAATTTTACTTGAAGAATGTTGATAGATTGTAATTGACAATTACTTGGAGAAATTAATATCTTAATGTACtacaaatgaaaataaaaatgttttCATAGATATAACACTTAATATCATTGAATATTATTATAACTTTTGtggatatcaaaatttaaaaatcacttaaatttaaagtcattttaaataacttttcataacatttattatttaaaaaaaatatcttataatatatttttattatttttgaataatattttcataaaactcatttttaaaaatacaaaaagaaatctatttaaatataaaataaatagaccttaaatcaaacaacatcaagcTCTATGTTGTTTCAAAAAAACTATGGAAATATCAGGTGAATTTTAGTTTTCCTAAGTCTTAGTAAATTAATCCATCTATTCCTTTTTACATGTCaattttttaattcatatttttctGAACTTTGATggcaaattaatatatataaaaaatacattttcatAAATTGTATGCATCCGTCACTAATGTTTGGTTTCATTTTAGCTCCTTTATACATGGCAACGGGCACAATATCTTCCACTACAATCAAATATCATGTGCAATGTTACGAGTATTACACTATCTGGTATTTCTAAGATAAAATCTATGTTTCTGCTTTTTAATACTTCAAGAATGCTGGTGGCATATTTGAAAATTGAGAATTGTGATGAATTGAAGCACATAATAGTAGACattggagatgatgatgatgataatgtagCCAATAATTGGGTCAATGTCTTCCCAAAACTAAAAGACTTTTGCATTGTAAATTGCGTGGAATTGAAACACATATTTGGACACTACTCTGATCGCCATCAAAACAAGAATGAgattcaccttcattttccaGCATTACAATATCTCCAACTTCGCAATCTGCCAAGTTTTGTCGCCATGTGTCCTAAACAATATCATACAACATTTCCACTTTCAGTAGAATTTTGGAATTGCTCTTTAAATGATACATTCTTAAAGGTACTCCTGGTTTCCATATATCTTGGTTGTTCGTCAAATTAATCAATGATTTTAATATTACTTGAAAAATGTTGATGGATTGCTATTGACATTAATTTGGTGAAAATAATACTTTCATGTATAATAAATGAAATAgaaatgttttcaaaacaaaattcttaatattattgttatcataTTTCTATCaaatgaaattatatatatatatatatatatatatatatatatatatatatatatatatatatatatatatatatatatatatatatatatatatatatataggaaacatatcaagtgagaacattttataataagagatgagaggaacaaatatcaaccattggattcatcaagagagagaaattaatagccatattaatgtattaacattctttcTCTCGAtgaattcaatggttgatatttgttgCTCTCATCTTTCATTATAAAAtgttctcacttgatatgcttcaTATATATATCATTGAACACCTTggtttcaaaataaaggtttgttTAGTAAAATATACTTTGCTCATTTGTTACTTTTGCTCATCCGTTAGTTGTTGGCTTCTTTCAAATTTTTGATAACTTTTTACATATTCTTGATACAGTGGTTGAAGGAAACAAATTACCAAAGTATTCGATACCTTAAAAATTGGCGCGCGAGTCATGTGCGTGATTATAAAGTTAGTTCATACAAAGATTTACATGGGGTGGAGCAGAGCACATGTAGTGGAAATATTTCACGTGTAATATCAGAGTGCTCTCTTACTAAGTGTGTGACAGTTCTGGATGAGATAGGAGACATTCCACAAGATGCATATGGAAAAGCTTTGGAAAAGTTTTTGAATCCTGATTGGAGAGAAATGTTCATCGCCATGTCTATTGAGAGGAAACGAGGATGGGTACTTGGACTTTAAGGATAAAATCTTACATGAATTTGTGTTGAAAGCGATGATACACACTTATGTTAGTACTTTGTTTATGGTTTTTATGGTTGTGTACTTTGTTCTATTTGTTGACAATTGTTTGTATTTTTATGCattgttttaaaatttaaatatatatatatatatatatatatatatatatattttgtagcCTTTAGTTTCACTTTCCTAAAGAACACAATAAAACAACACACACAGAGCATTTCTGGAATATCATTTTGCTCGGATGATATTCTAACCTCTGATTCGACATCAGTCCCTTTCTCAATGATTGAATCATTGATTTTTTGGTTCTAGAGTTAACATCTCTTTAAGTTCTGCTATTAGAAGAATAACCCAGAAATATCCCTTCATCAATTTTGGGATCTATCTCTCCCTTTTGTTTTCTTTCGAGGGTTTGATAAAGGCCTTGAAGacttctgtagcaacctgccctaaaaatttaaattttagagtcgccacctattctgccagggcgaataggaaaccctacgaagatTTAGagaatctgggtaagttattataataagGTTAaggaaaggtgttaggcaccttCAAACCTTTCCTAAGGTTTACATTTAAGGTTTGTAAGAGTATTTTGTAAGGTTTGTGGTTTATGGCTAATGACAGAAGTTTTATTGTAAGGTTTGTGGTTTATGGCTAATGACAGAAAATGAATAGGGTTAAAAGTGAGATTTAAacctaattgaggttttggggaaggggactcgccttgttgccaagtgcctacgtacctcctcaTGGAGGATCAGAGTTAACGTAGttcgggcagggttgtacgccttagatttagtatgaatgtgtgaaggtattttgaaataccttatcgcagttttgaaattctaagtttgtaattttgtaaagagaaattgtgttttaatatgTCGTTCAACCCTAATTATAATATGTTTCATTAATCACGGTGATCAATGGATTTGATCAACATATTTagcaaataaaataaagaattgctaattattctaatcgattgattcagttatcaccgttagcaaattgatgtgttttgatagattatttgaattgttttgggaattgaattatctatcatataagaagagtCTCCCTTTTCCTCAATCCTCAAGCATTCCACATCAGCATCTCTCTTCTCAAAATTCCACATCAACTTTTTCTAAATTATGCTCTTCTTCCACTATAATTCGACAGTTACATTCTTTGTTATTCAATTTCCACTCTCCTCATAACTGCCCTTAAACCCATCCACTTTCAAATTCCAAAACCGTTCCAAAAAATTTAAGTGCAACgcattcttctttttctttcatggTCCATTTTCACcaaattaattttcaatttttctttacAAATTCTtagtatcaaaacaacatattcaAACTTGAATTACAGAAACCACAAAACTTATCACAAATGGAGAGCTGTATGCGAGAATCGGAGGGACTCCGATTGAAGATTTCTGTTGGGCTGTATGTACATGACGTCAGTTCTGGGTGGATCGTGGCCTTAGCCGCTGCTAACGCTGCTGATGGTGGTGGTCTATATGGGTTATCACGGTTTGAAGCGAGGGACGTGTTATAGAGGTTACGCCCGGTGTTTCAGTAGAACTCATTGTATATAtgataatttttttctattttctttattcCATTATATTTGTATTTTTGATTTGGTATGTATTTAATCTTGCACTCTTCGTTTGTTTGATTGTTTAAAGTTATAAGATGTGTGTAGCTCAGGAGGCTAACGATATTGACAATGGCCCCTTGGAGATAGGAATGGGTATGCATCTATTTGGTTTACTGTCTGTTTGATTTTCTATTGGGATTTGATTCTCTAAGGCTGTGTATAAACCATACATTGGTGATTCATAGAAATTGTTATGTTGTTATTTAGTTTCACCATAAATTATTTATGTTCATTGATGTTGCAGAATACATAACTGTATTTGGAGTTGCTGGCCATTGGTGCAAATTGATTCTCTAAGGCTGTGTATAAACCATACATTGGTGATTTACGTATAGAGGTGAGTTATTCTTATGAAGGTAGCTAAAGTTGTAATTGCAGTTTGATTTATATATCTTTCTTGGTGCAGATTGATGCCCATATTGGTGGTGTGACTGATTTGGCATTTGCTCAtccaaataaacaactttgta
This region includes:
- the LOC131635877 gene encoding uncharacterized protein LOC131635877 encodes the protein MTNYLKKGCYTFHSLVNIRSILVDGVDLGDISVFGNLQNLETLDLVNCQINELPYEISKLGKFKVLNLNDCQIRKNNPFEVIKICPTLEELYFIDSFSMSFEEITLPQLERYRIGNNWDWSRISYSLSKCVAFTDKFNFPSKATYKYCMQTSESLRLNGISITEGWINLMPEIVDIRLGMNDLVELCLGEISQLQCLIDTTGFQVPKVLSKLVALELHEMENLKVLFKGSLSFDSLKYLEKLAIKYCKMLQRLSDSQLNLCNLKTIVLRECPMLVNLSSLLTSRNLTLLENLEIADCENLRNIIIDERGENELRETDKKKYVPMFPKLKVLAIINCQLIESALPLLFSQDLPVLEIFQIRNCGALKYIFRKCQHVELGLLKHIVFWQFPKLKTLEVQSCNQLEYIFEHYIDDHQNPNGIHLDLPSLQNDHQNYNEVCLDLPALQYLELCYLPKLVSICPKQYHTTVPQLKRLHLNECSLDNSIMKLLYTWQRAQYLPLQSNIMCNVTSITLSGISKIKSMFLLFNTSRMLVAYLKIENCDELKHIIVDIGDDDDDNVANNWVNVFPKLKDFCIVNCVELKHIFGHYSDRHQNKNEIHLHFPALQYLQLRNLPSFVAMCPKQYHTTFPLSVEFWNCSLNDTFLKWLKETNYQSIRYLKNWRASHVRDYKVSSYKDLHGVEQSTCSGNISRVISECSLTKCVTVLDEIGDIPQDAYGKALEKFLNPDWREMFIAMSIERKRGWVLGL